One Castanea sativa cultivar Marrone di Chiusa Pesio chromosome 4, ASM4071231v1 DNA window includes the following coding sequences:
- the LOC142632137 gene encoding putative F-box protein At4g22030, with the protein MASVLLLPSSSSSSCYCSGKINAAIHVPKLPKLSLSLPKIPMRNLGGELNTRDGFINTIPVEKINHVIDDRSHNSSTNIVSTQLYAILEAVADRVEMHANIGEQRDNWNTLLLNSINMMILTAATMAGVAATAGGIGMPILALKLSSTLLYSAATGMLLIMNKIQPTQLAEEQRNATRLFKQLQSQIQTMLAIGTPTQEDVKEVMEKVLALDKAYPLPLLGAMLEKFPTKFEPAVWWPKNQVLQKKNFLHEGKQCNNGWSEELEMEMREIVKVVERKDIEDYVRLGNLALKINKTLAISGPLLTGIAALGSAFVGNGSWAPIVAVAAGALASTVNAFEHGGQVGMVIEMYRNCGGFFQLLQESIETTLEERDLEKRENGKLFEMKVALKLGRSLSQLRELARNSASSQVDEFASKLF; encoded by the coding sequence ATGGCTTCAGTTCTTCTATTaccttcgtcttcttcttcttcatgttaTTGTTCAGGGAAAATCAATGCTGCTATTCATGTCCCGAAGCTtccaaaactctctctctcacttcccAAAATACCAATGAGAAATCTAGGTGGGGAACTGAATACAAGAGATGGGTTCATAAACACAATCCCAGTAGAAAAGATCAATCATGTCATTGATGATAGATCACACAACTCTAGTACAAATATTGTTTCCACTCAACTCTATGCTATCTTAGAGGCTGTAGCTGATAGAGTAGAGATGCACGCCAACATTGGAGAACAACGTGACAATTGGAACACCCTTCTTCTAAACTCCATCAACATGATGATTCTCACTGCCGCAACAATGGCTGGTGTTGCAGCCACAGCTGGCGGCATTGGAATGCCCATTTTGGCTTTGAAATTATCGTCTACTCTTTTGTATTCCGCGGCCACAGGAATGTTGCTAATAATGAACAAAATTCAGCCTACTCAGCTTGCTGAGGAACAACGTAATGCTACAAGATTGTTCAAGCAGCTCCAGAGCCAAATTCAAACCATGCTCGCCATCGGAACTCCAACTCAAGAAGATGTGAAGGAGGTGATGGAAAAAGTTTTGGCCCTTGATAAAGCCTACCCACTTCCCTTGCTTGGTGCAATGCTTGAAAAATTCCCTACAAAGTTTGAGCCAGCTGTTTGGTGGCCTAAAAATCAAGTActacaaaagaaaaactttttacATGAAGGAAAACAATGTAACAATGGATGGAGTGAGGAACTTGAAATGGAAATGCGAGAGATTGTTAAGGTGGTGGAGAGAAAAGACATTGAGGACTATGTAAGACTTGGCAACTTGGCATTGAAGATCAACAAGACTTTAGCTATCTCAGGTCCATTACTCACAGGCATTGCAGCCTTGGGCTCAGCTTTTGTTGGTAATGGATCATGGGCACCAATAGTAGCAGTGGCTGCTGGGGCTTTAGCTAGCACAGTAAATGCTTTTGAGCATGGAGGACAAGTTGGGATGGTGATTGAGATGTATAGAAACTGTGGTGGCTTTTTCCAACTACTGCAAGAATCAATTGAAACCACACTTGAGGAAAGAGATTtggagaaaagagagaatgggAAATTGTTTGAAATGAAGGTGGCTTTGAAACTTGGGAGAAGCTTATCACAGCTCAGAGAACTTGCAAGAAACTCAGCTTCTTCCCAAGTAGACGAATTCGCAAGCAAACTTTTCTAG